In Synergistaceae bacterium, the DNA window ACTTGCATGTGTTAAGCACGCCGCCAGCGTTCGTCCTGAGCCAGGATCAAACTCTCGGATTATTGCTGTTCGCTGATTTATCATGCTTATCTCGCTCTTATAAGACTGTCAAGGTTCAAGACTCCTCCGCACGGGCTCATCCCCGGACAGAGGGAAAAACACGCCGTTTCAAAGGCGCGAGGGGTATAATATCACGTTTTCTGGCCTTGTCAACTGGAAAAATATGATTTTCTCACTTTTTTCCCCTGAAATTGAAACTAGTAGGCCTTGGCAAAGATGGTTCTGCGCGCGCCGGACTTTCCGGTGAACATGCAGGTGCCGGTGTCGTCCGATTCGAGCGGCATGCAGCGGGAGCTGGCGCCCGTGTCCTCCTTGATGACCCTTTCGTCCTCGGTCGTGCCTGCGAAATAGGTCTCTATGAAACCGCCCTTCTCCGCCATGGCGGCCTTGAATTCGTCGTAGGAAGCCGCGAAGCTGGTGTTCTCCCTTCGGAAGGCTATGGCCCTGTCCAGCATTGCGATCTGCATCTCTTCGAGGAGCTCCGTCATGCGGTTCGCCAGCGTCTCCGTCGGTATGTCGAACCTCTCGCCCGTGTCCCTTCTGACCACGCGGACCTTGCCCTCGGCCATCTCCCTCTCACCCAGCTCTATGCGGAAGGGAACTCCCTTCTGAAGGTGGTGGAAGAACCTGTCGCCGGGGCGGAGGTGGAACTGCCTGTCGACCGTTGTGTATCTGCCGCCGAGGGCGGCGTCGAGAGAGGCGGATATCTCCTCGGCCCTCGGCAGCAGGGTGGAGGCGAGCTTATCTTCGTCGGTGCTTATCGGGAGGACAACCGCCTTGACGGGTGCCGTGCGCGGGGGCAGGACGAGTCCGTCGTCGTCGGAGTGGGTCATGATCAGTGCGCCTATGAGGCGGGTGGAGGCTCCCCAGCTCGTCGTCCAGGCGTACTCGAGCTCCCCTGCCTGGTTCTGGAATTTGATGTCGAAGGCCTTGGCGAAGTTCTGGCCGAGGAAGTGGCTGGTGCCCGCCTGGAGGGCCTTCATGTCGCTCATCATGGTCTCGCAGGTGTAGGTGTTGACCGCTCCGGGGAATCTCTCGCCCTCGGTCTTCTCGCCCGGTATGACGGGAAGGGCGAGCTTGTCTGTCATTACCGTCCGGTAGACCTCGAGCATCTTCAGTGTCTCCTCCATCGCCTCCTCGGCGGTGCTGTGTGCCGTGTGCCCCTCCTGCCACAGGAACTCCGACGTCCTGAGGAAGAGGCGGGGGCGCTTCTCCCATCTCATGACGTTGCACCACTGGTTGATGAGTATGGGGAGGTCACGCCAGGACTGGACCCACTTGCTGTACATGTGCCCTATGACCGTCTCGGAGGTTGGGCGGACGACCAACGGCTCCTCGAGCTCCTCCCCCCCGGCGTGTGTGACCACGGCGCACTCGGGGGCGAAGCCCTCGACGTGCTCCGCCTCTTTCTCCAGGAAGGAGTTGGGTATAAGCAGGGGGAAGTAGGCGTTCACGTGCCCTGTCTCCTTGAATGCGTCGTCGAAGTGCCGCTGGACGCTCTCCCATATCGCGTAGCCGGTGGGGCGCACGACCATGCATCCGCGCACGGGCGCGTGGTCCGCCAGCTCGGCGACCTTTATTATGTCGAGGTACCACTGGGAGTAGTCCTCTTTTCTCGGTGTTATGTTGCGTGCCATATTCACTTCCTCCTGTCGTGCGTCCCCTATCGCGGGGTAATTCTTTCGTATTTTCCAGGGTCAGGGCAGAGGGTATTTGCCCCATACGGGGCTGCCCAGGAAGAATCCTATCTTGAAGTCCTTCTCGTCATTGTAGATGAACATCAGCTTGCCGTCGAACAGTACGCCCGGGATGGAGAAGGAGACACCGGCCTCCCATAGGTCTCGGAAGCGGTTCCAGTCGTCGTCGAAGGCGAACCCCATGCCGCCGAAAATTTCGGTGTTCAGGGCCCCCCACCAGCTCTTCATCATCACTCGCCTGAAGGCGACGTTCCACCAGGCCATTCGCTCGGCCTCGATCGGATTTCCTGAGTAGCTGTACAGCTCCTCGGCGGCGCCCAGATAGACGGCGTGCCCCTCGTGGTTCACGTTCCCCTCCGCGAAGCCGGCGCGGAAGTAGAATCGCCAGTCGTCCGCGAAGCGAGATGCCCTGAAGTACGTGATCCTGTACAGGAGCTCGTCCAGGTTGGCCCACCAGGCCTGGAGGTGCAGCAGGGCGCCCTCGGTCGGGTCCACCGGGTCGTTGAGGGTGTCGGACGTCAGGAACAGGGTCGGCCCGTGCGAGTCGAACTCCTCCCCCCTGGAGTGAGTGCGCTCGACGGCGTAGCCCGCACCGCCGGTGAACTCCCCCGACGTGAAGTGTTTGTAGAAGCCGAGGGCATACCTGTCCCAGGAGCGTTTTTCCGCGTTTTCCGGCTCCAGCTCCCAGTTGTAGGCGGAGAGGCGTATCTCCCAGGGTTTCAGTTCGGGGGTGTCGAAGTAGCTCGCGTCCACCCCCCACTGGTCGCCGATCCTGAGGTTGAACTTGAGCGCATCCCCCTCCCTGAAGAGGTAGCGCCTTATCCCGCTGACATAGAGCCACCTTTGGGGATGAAGGTTGGTCGTGTACCCACCGAAGTTGATCTCCAGCGCGGGCTTCCTCTGGACGATGAATACCACCCCGACGTCGGGGCCCCGTGCCTCGAACCGGTAGTCCACTGACAGCACGTCGTCCCTCTCGCCTATCTGCCGGCTGGCCTTGAGGACCTCGAGCGAGCTCAGCGGCCTGCCTATCCAGGCGCCGTACTTCTTTACTATCGCGGACGCCAGCTCCATCGACGCGCCCTCGACCTCTATGGAGGAGACGTTCGCCTCCAGTCCGAAGAACTCCGGCTGGGCCGCGCTGGGCGCGGACTCCGAGAGGGCGATTATCTCCGGAAGCACTTCGAGCGCCGCTCGCCTGCCCCCGTCGATCACGTTCTCCGCGCCTACGAGATCGAAGATGCTGACCCCCTCCACTGGGGGGGATATGAGCAGGTCGGCCATCGGCTTCTCCCACTCCACGTTTCTGCTGGTGAAGATGGTGATGGACTGGTCGACCACGTCCACCAGGTTGCGGATCTCCTTTTTCGACCTGAGCTGGCCCGTCACATCCACCGCGATCACCGGGTAGCCGGGAAACAGCTCTTTCGCCGTCTCGACCGGGAGGTTGGACACAAGGCCTCCGTCGACGAGCAGCCTGTCTCCCAATGGCCACGGCTCGAAGATAGCGGGGATGGCCATAGAGGCCCTCATGGCGGAGGCGAGGCTTCCCGCACGAAGGACGACCTTCTCCCCCGTCTCCAGGTCAGTGGCCACGGCCGCGAAGGGAATGGGGAGCTCGTCGAAGCGGACCACGTGTATCCGAGAGGCGAGTTGGGCGAAGCGCTCGAGCAGTTTCACGCCGGTTATCCCGCCCAGGGGGCCTATTACCTCCCCCGACTGGCTCAGCCTCACCCAGGGCAGGCTGCTCCTGGGCGATATGTTGTCCGACGGAAGGGGCACGAAGATCGGGTTTGTCCTCTCGGACATGAGGTTCGTCAGGTCGAGCTCTTCCACAACGTGGCGAAGCTCGTCCGGAGAGTAGCCGCTTGCCGCCAGGCCGCCGATTATCGAGCCCATGCTAGTCCCGACTATGCCCGCTATCGGTATGCCCTGTTCACCCAGGGCCTCGAGGACACCGATGTGCGCGAGGCCCCTGGCGCCACCGCCGGACAGGGCGAGCACCACGCCCCCCATTCGGGCGGAGGCGGGCCCGCAAAGGACGAGCTGAATCATGATCAACGCGGTCAACAATCGCTTCTTCGACAAGACGCTTCTCCCTCCCCTCAAGCTGCGGATTGGATGTAAAAAGTCACTATATCCTAACAGAATCAAGGCCATCTTGCTACACGTCGACCTCCTGAACTATCTTACAGTAATTTGAAATTTTTGTCCGTGCTGGAATTCACAAGCAAAATGGAGTATGCTTTCTCAAAAGCGACTTGTCGGGGGGAGGTGGTCGTTCGCAAGTTCGGTTTTTTTAGCGTGGTTACTATTTTGTAAAAGGAGGCGGTACTGTTGTCGGAAAAGAAGAAGATACCTCTAATTTGGCAGATCGGCATTGGTTTTGCACTCGGAATCGTCGCCGGAGCTGTCCTCGGGGAGAAGGTTCAGTACGTGGAGCCAGTCGGGAGCGCTTTCCTGAAGCTGCTCAAGATGCTCATCGTTCCCCTGGTCTTCTCCAGCCTGGTGGTTGGAGCGGCGTCGATCGGCGACCCACGCGACCTCGGCAGGATCGGCATCAAGACGCTGATCCTTTACCTTGCCACCACGGCCGTCGCGATAGTCATCGGCCTGATGCTAGGCAATCTCCTTCAGCCGGGCGTCGGCCTGGCCATAGGCGAGGGACTGCAGTTCGACGCCAAGGAGGCGCCGAGCATCAAGAGCGTCCTTCTGAACCTCTTCCCGGACAACGCTCTGAAGGCGGCCGTCGACGGGCAGATGCTCCAGATCATCGTCTTCGCCCTCTTCCTCGGAGTGTCGGCTGTGCTGGCGAAGGACAAGGGGACTCCCCTGATAAGCTTCTTCGACTCGATGGCCGAGACGATGTACAAGCTCACCGGGCTGGTCATGATGGTTGCGCCCTACGGCGTATTCGCGCTAATAGCCGACACCGTGTCCAAGTACGGTCTGTCGGTGCTGGCACCGTTCGCCAAGGTGATCATAGCCGTATACATAGGCTGTGCACTCCAGCTTCTGGTAGTCTACTCCGCCCTGATCATCTCCGTGGTCAAGAAGTCGCCCATGTGGTTCCTGAAGGGGATCCGCGAGGCGGGACTGACGGCCTTCGTCACGAGGTCGAGCGCGGCGGCGCTGCCGGTCACGATCCGCAACGCCCGCGAGAACCTCGGCATCTCGGAGAAGGTCTCGTCCTTCGTGCTGCCCCTGGGCGCGACGATCAACATGGACGGAACGGCCCTGTACCAGGGAGTCTGCGCTCTGTTCGTGGCCCAGGCCTACGGACTGTCCCTCGGCATCGGCGCCCAGCTCAACATCGTCCTCACGGCCACTCTGGCCTCTATAGGGACGGCGGGAGTCCCTGGCGCCGGGCTGATAATGCTGACGCTCGTACTGACGGCGGTCGGCCTGCCGCTTGAGGGCGCCGCTCTCGTGGCGGGGATAGACGCGGTGCTCGACATGGCGAGGACCTCGATCAACGTGATCGGGGACGCATGCGTCGCCGCCGTCGTGGCAAAGACGGAGGGAGAGGACCTCTGATCCTTCGGTTCTATGGAGACGGACGAGCCGTGAGAGGACCGGCAAGCGGCCTCTCACGGCTCGATTATTTCAGTGTGGTTGTCGGTCAGATGCTGAATGACAGGACCAGGAACAGAGTTCCTCCGTCCGCGAGCTTGAAGGGAAGGGTGAAGCTTCGTATCCCCGGGGATTGGCTGGGGATCGTCTTGATGCCGTCGCCGGAGATCAGCTGAGGGGGCGTCACCTCGGTGCCGACTATGCCGGACTGGATCAGCGCGCGTCCCCCCACCATGTTGGCCAGCTCGCCGATCACGCTCATAGATACCGGGTCATCGAGATTGGGCGTTATCATGCCGCCCGACATGGCTCGAACGGTGGCGTTGAAGCCGCCGTCGTCCAGCATGATCACCGCCGTGCCCTGAATGCCCCCGCCCACTATGCCGATAAGGGCGGCCAGGCGACTGCCCTGGACGTTCACCCCCTTGGCCACCTCCGATTTCGCCAAGGTTAGCTCGACTCCCATCTCCTTGCTGACCGACATCAGAGAAGAACCAAATGTGTTGACAAGGGTCGCCAGCTTCTCCGTTCCCATACCTCTCACCATTTCCTTTCCGTGCTCTGAACCTTTATGCGTTGGTAGTCAAGGACTATCGCCCAAGCCGCGAGATCGTCCACGTCCCTTTGCGGCTTGCGCAGTTTTGTCGACACGAGCCTCCACAGGCCGCGCGGCGGATGAAGCCTCCAATATAGAACGCGCGCGGCGAGGGTCGTCCCTCTTTCAGACACTAACTTTACCTTAAAAGACGAGGATTGCGCAAGTGAAAAAAGAGCGTTTTTTCCCGTTCCGTCTCCCATCAGAATCTCGGAGACAGACATAGGCTCGCTCCAGGGCCTCGGTTTTTCTATCGTAAACTCTCCGAGCGATTCGAAGGATCCGCTCGCCAATGCCTCGAAGAAGGATCGAGCCTCGGCGGAGCGGAAGATGCCGGAAGCGAGCAGTTCTCCGCCGTCCCCTACCGCGGCCCAGCCGGACTTGTCGCGCCCCGGGTCGATCCCTACTTGCACGACTGAGTCCCCGGACGAGTCGCCCAGCGCGGATAGAGCCACATCCACTGGTCGGGGGTCCCTCTTATGAGCTCGCCGACCACGTCGTTGCACTTGGTCATGGCCGCCTCCATCGTCTCGCCCTCGGGAGGAAACCCCTCCTCCCAGGGGGAGGCCAGCATATGAAAAACGTGCAGGTGCGAAGCTCCCCGCCGGACGACCGCGCAGGGGATGATCGTGGCACCGAGCCTCCGGGCCATCTTCGCTATGCCGAAAGGGGTCGAGGCCGGCAGGCCGAGGAAGGGCACGAAGACCCCCCTATCCCTCACATCCTGGTCGATCAGGACGGCCAGCAGCTCACCCTTCTTCAGGCATCTCATTGCCCCCTTGAGATCCAGCCCCTTGCCTATGGTCTTCACCCCGCGCACCTCGCGAAGCTCTTTTATCAGGGAGGTCATCCTGTCCTCCCTCTGGTCGGCGCCGATGGCATTGACCGGGTAGCCCCGCTCGGAGAGCAGGGCGGCGCCGTACTCCCAGTTGCCCAGGTGGGCCGACATGAGTATGACGCCCTTTTTCCTCCTGAAGGCCCTCTCCAGGTGCTCCTCGCCTTGCAACTCCACCAGCGACCCGACCTTGGTCCGAGTTCCGATGGAGGCGAACTCCAGCACGGAGCGCCCCAAATTCTCGTATGAGCCGCGCACGATCTTGCGCGCCCTCTTTCTGTCCACCCGGAGGGCCCTCATGCACCTCTCCTCCGCCTCTCGGACCCGTCTTCCGCTGAAAGACCACAGAAGAAAGCCCAACAGGCCGCCAATTCGGACCAGTAGGGGCTTTGGCAGTTTTTCAGATGTTTTTCTGATCAGAGATAATGCCTTCCATTTCACTTAGGTGCAACCCCGTTTCTAAAGAGCGTCGGCGACAATGACCAGGGGCAGAGAGGACTCCATGAGCAACGCGTCCTCGCCGCCCTCGTAATAGCCGGGAGCGGGCGCCAGCGGCAGAAACGCGTTCCTCTCGTAGAAGGCGCGCGCGCCGCTTTGAGAGGCCCGTACATGGAGGCTCAGCCTGGTGTAGCCCAGCGACAGGGCGACCTCGGAGGCGCCGACGAGAAGCTGCGATCCTATGCCCCTCCTCCGGTAGTCCGGCCGCACGGCGATCCTGGCCAGCTCCGCGCCCCTGCGACATGGACCGAGGGCGGCGAATCCCAGGAGCAAATCCTTGCCCCTGGCGCCGAGATAGATCATCGCCGTCTCGCCCGCGAGGTCCCTGCGGATCAGGCTTAACGGCCAGGGGGACACCGACGAGAGCTCCTCCAACGCGAATATCTCCGCCGCGTCCTTCGGGGAGCAGTACCCGATATCGGCCAGGAACATCCCTCGTCACCTCTCTTGTCCGTCAGCCCTTGCAGGCGCTATTGGTCGTCGGACGCGACCTTCGGCCTCGGTGCCGTGACGGCCTTTCCGGAGATCAGGTCGCGCAGCTCCGACTTGGCACGTTTAAGCTGCTCGTCGTCCTCTACGTCCTTCGCGACCTCTCCCTCGACCTCGATGTCCGGCTCCAGCCCCTCGTGGTCGATTATCCTTCCTGAGGGGGTGCGATACCTGGCTATGGTGACGTACAGTCCGCAGTCGTCGCCGAGGTTGAACAGGGTCTGCACCGATCCCTTACCGAAGGTCTTCTTGCCCACGGAGAGGGCCCTCCCCCTGTCCACCAGGGCGCCCGCGACTATCTCCGAGGCGGACGCGCTGCCCTCGTTTATAAGCACCACCATGGGCAGGTCGGTGACCGTGCCGGGCGACGCCAACACCTCGTCGTTGATGCTCGCCACCTTGCCGCTGATGACCACCACCGTCCCCCCGTCGAGGAACATGTCGGAGATCTCCATGGCGCCGTTCAGCAGGCCCCCCCCATTGTTCCTGAGGTCGAGGATCAACCCCTTGGCCCCTTCTTCGATTAGCTCCTCGAGCCCGGCTCCGAACTCCTCCGCCGTGTTCTGCTTGAAATGGGTGAGCTTCAGATAGCCGAGATCCCCTTCCATCATCTCCCACCGGGCGGACTTGATCTTGATTATCTCCCTCTCGATGGCGAACTCGAGCAGCTCCTCCTCGCCCTCGCGCCTGACCCATATCGTCACGACCACTCCAGGCTCCCCCCGAAGCTCCTTCACGACCCTCTGGGAGTCCCAGCCCAGGATGATGTCGTCGCCTATCTTCACTATCTGGTCGTTCGGCTTGAGGCCCGCCCGGTCGGCGGGGGTATCCTCGATCGGGCTGATCACGAGGGTCTTTCCGTCGCGCTGGCCTATGTAGATCCCGAGCCCCCCGTAGCGACCCTCCATCTCGATCTCCTCTTCCGCCAGCTGCGCGGGTTCCACGAAGCGGGTGTACGGGTCGCCCCAGGCAGCCACCATCCCCTTGACGGCACCGTAGAGAAGGTCCTCCTCCTTGACCTCCTTGGTGCCCGAGTCCACCTGGTACGTCTCCACGATGGAGCGGGCCTGCTTCATCAACCACATCGAGCGGACGTTGAACGGCGAGACCTTCGCGAACTCCCCAAGGTCCGTCGCCCCGGCGGTGAACAGCCCCCCGGCGACAACGGCGCCAATTATCACGCCTATCACGAGTCCTCCCGCCCGGGAGCACAGTCCGCGGAGGGACATCTTCTTATTCTCCATCCCTACTCTCCTTTACCTTGTCCTCTGCCTACTTGCCGAGGTATTGCATTGGGTCCTTCGCCTCGCCGTTCACCCTGACCTCGAAGTGAAGATGCGCCCCGGTGGTGGTCCCGGTCATGCCGACCACGCCGATCGTCTGTCCCGTTTTCACCCTGTCCCCCTCGCCCACGTCGAGCCTTCCGAGGTGGGCGTACACGCTTGAAAGCGACCTGCCGTGGTCGATTATTACGATCTGGCCGTAGCCCCTCAGCCATCCGGCGTAGAGAACCTCCCCCGGACCCGCCGAATACACGGGAGTGCCGTTGGCCATCCTTATGTCGATTCCCGTGTGCATGATGCGCGTCTTGAAGGTGGGATGCACCCTCATACCGAACTTGCTGACGATCTCCCCCCTCGACGGCAGCGGCCAGGCCAGTTTTCCCCCCGACGGAAGCTCCTCTCGCCGGGTCGGCGGCTCCGGCTTGCCGGGGAGCATCTCCTTCTCCCTCTTCTTCTTCATGAGATCCATTATGGTGGCCTGTATCTCTCGCTGGGAGTCCTGGAGCTCCTTGACCGCCTTCTGGTGCAGGTCGCGCTCGCTCCTCACCTTCTGCAGAAAGGCGTTGCTCTCCGCTATCTCCTTCCGGTAGGTCATCCTGCTCTGCTCGAGGGCGGCGGCGTTCGCAGCGAGCTGCCTTCGCTCCTCTTCAAGCTGGACCACGGCCTCGCCAAGACGCTCCTTCTTGGAGAGCATGTCCGTTATCATGAGCTCGTCCTGCTGCGCGATGCGGTTCAGCAGCAGGGTCGTCTCCATCGCCTCGTGAGCTGTGGATGCGGACAGCAGCAGGTTGAACTCGGCTATCCCGCCGTACTTGTAGATGTTCAGGAGCCGCCCCTCGAGCACGCTCCTCATGGAGTCGAGTTCGCACTCGGTGGCCTGGATCTCGGCGTTGAGCTCCTCAACCGTCTTCTTGGCCTTTTCGTTCCTCAGCTCAAGGACGCGGATGCGCTGCTCAGTCAGGTTCTTCTTCTGGTCCAGATCCTCTATCCGGGAGATGACTCCCTGCTCCCTTTCGCCTATCTGCTTGACCCGATTCTGATGCTCCTTTATCTGTCGTTCGAGGGCCCTCATCCGGGCCTCCTCCTGGACGAGCTTCGAGTCAAGACCGGAGTCCCCGGTGGCCGGACAGGGCAGGAGCAGTCCGAGCGCGACGGCGAAGACCGCGAGTAGGCGAACTTTATTCAACTTCACCTGGTACCACCACCTTGCAAGTATGAAATCGGGTCACCTCGAGCGCATGCCCCTGGCGGTGAAGCGGCTGACCGCGATCCAGCTGCACATCCATCCGGTCGTGGCCCCCGCCCCGAACAGGAAGAGGAAGAACTGCCCGAGGATCTTCGGGTCGACGATTATGTCCACGAATGCCAGGGAGGAGCGTATCACCTCCACGGCCGAGGCGTAGGTGCTCGCAAGTCCCAGGATGGCGAGGGCCGCGCCGCCCGCGCCCAGGAACATGCCCTGGAAGACGAAGGGCAGCGATATATATGTCGAAGTGGCCCCTATCAGGACCATCACCTCTATCTCCTCCTTGCGCGAGTAGATGGCGATTCTTATCGTGTTGAAGATGACCAGTGTGCTTATCAGCAGGGTGAACATCAGCACTATGCCAGAGACGGTGGCCGACGTCCTCGAGAGGTTGGCAAGCCTCTCGACGAGCTTGCCCGCATAGAGCACCTCCTCGACCGACGGCATCACCATGAGATCCCTGACAAGAGGGGTGATGTGCTCCGCCTTCCGCACCTGGATCTCCAGGCTCCAGGGCAGGGGATTCTCCCCGAGGAGCGTGATGGCCCGCGCCTGGTTGCCCAGTTTCGCCCTCAGCCTCTCGAGCGCCTCCTCCGGGCTTATCGCCGCCACGGATGCGACCAGGGGGGACGACTCCATCAGCTCCAGCGCCCGATCCGCACTCTCTCCCCTCTTCATGTAGGCCTGCACCACCATCGCGCCCTCTATGCGAGAGATCATGTACCTGGTGTTCATGGCGAAGAGAGAGGCGAATCCAAGAATGTACAGCACCGACGCGGCCGTCAGCAGCGTAAGGATGCTGAGCCCCCAGTGCCTGAAGAGCAGCCTGAAAGTATCCCTGAGGGCGTATCTAAAGCTCGCCATCTACGAAATACCTCCCCCTTCTCTCGTCTCGCCTGGTGCGCCCGTTGTGCAGTTCTACAAGTCGCTGCCTGTACGAATCGACCAGGTGCTGGTCGTGGGTGGCCACTATCACGGTGGTCCCCGCCGCGTTTATCGAGAGCAATAGCCTCATGATCTCCTCGGAAGTGCGCAGATCGAGGTTTCCCGTGGGCTCGTCGGCCAGGAAGACCGAGGGGGAGTTCACCATCGCGCGCGCTATGGCCACTCTCTGCTGCTCGCCCCCGGAGAGCTGCGGCGGCCTGAGGAACCTCCTGCGCCACAGCCCCACCTGGTCTATCACCTCGTTGGCCCTGCTCTCCACCAGCTTGGGAGGTATTCCCATCGCCTCCAGCACGAAGGCGACATTCTCGAACACAGTGTAGTTCTGCAGGAGCTTGAAATCCTGGAAGACCACCCCTACCTCCCTCCTGTAGTAGGGAAGCTCCGAGGAGCGCAGTTTCCTCAGGTTTCGGTCCCCGACGCTTATCTGTCCCCTGGTGGGCAGGTACTCCCGCGATATCAGCCTCAGCAAAGTCGTCTTTCCGGAGCCGGTCATGCCGATGAGGTATACGAACTCGCCGCTGTCCACCGACAGGTAGATGTCCTCCAGGGCGACAATTTCCGGCTCGAATACCTTTGTCACGCCTGACAAGCGTAT includes these proteins:
- a CDS encoding S41 family peptidase, which encodes MSLRGLCSRAGGLVIGVIIGAVVAGGLFTAGATDLGEFAKVSPFNVRSMWLMKQARSIVETYQVDSGTKEVKEEDLLYGAVKGMVAAWGDPYTRFVEPAQLAEEEIEMEGRYGGLGIYIGQRDGKTLVISPIEDTPADRAGLKPNDQIVKIGDDIILGWDSQRVVKELRGEPGVVVTIWVRREGEEELLEFAIEREIIKIKSARWEMMEGDLGYLKLTHFKQNTAEEFGAGLEELIEEGAKGLILDLRNNGGGLLNGAMEISDMFLDGGTVVVISGKVASINDEVLASPGTVTDLPMVVLINEGSASASEIVAGALVDRGRALSVGKKTFGKGSVQTLFNLGDDCGLYVTIARYRTPSGRIIDHEGLEPDIEVEGEVAKDVEDDEQLKRAKSELRDLISGKAVTAPRPKVASDDQ
- a CDS encoding proline--tRNA ligase yields the protein MARNITPRKEDYSQWYLDIIKVAELADHAPVRGCMVVRPTGYAIWESVQRHFDDAFKETGHVNAYFPLLIPNSFLEKEAEHVEGFAPECAVVTHAGGEELEEPLVVRPTSETVIGHMYSKWVQSWRDLPILINQWCNVMRWEKRPRLFLRTSEFLWQEGHTAHSTAEEAMEETLKMLEVYRTVMTDKLALPVIPGEKTEGERFPGAVNTYTCETMMSDMKALQAGTSHFLGQNFAKAFDIKFQNQAGELEYAWTTSWGASTRLIGALIMTHSDDDGLVLPPRTAPVKAVVLPISTDEDKLASTLLPRAEEISASLDAALGGRYTTVDRQFHLRPGDRFFHHLQKGVPFRIELGEREMAEGKVRVVRRDTGERFDIPTETLANRMTELLEEMQIAMLDRAIAFRRENTSFAASYDEFKAAMAEKGGFIETYFAGTTEDERVIKEDTGASSRCMPLESDDTGTCMFTGKSGARRTIFAKAY
- a CDS encoding ABC transporter permease → MASFRYALRDTFRLLFRHWGLSILTLLTAASVLYILGFASLFAMNTRYMISRIEGAMVVQAYMKRGESADRALELMESSPLVASVAAISPEEALERLRAKLGNQARAITLLGENPLPWSLEIQVRKAEHITPLVRDLMVMPSVEEVLYAGKLVERLANLSRTSATVSGIVLMFTLLISTLVIFNTIRIAIYSRKEEIEVMVLIGATSTYISLPFVFQGMFLGAGGAALAILGLASTYASAVEVIRSSLAFVDIIVDPKILGQFFLFLFGAGATTGWMCSWIAVSRFTARGMRSR
- a CDS encoding peptidoglycan DD-metalloendopeptidase family protein codes for the protein MKLNKVRLLAVFAVALGLLLPCPATGDSGLDSKLVQEEARMRALERQIKEHQNRVKQIGEREQGVISRIEDLDQKKNLTEQRIRVLELRNEKAKKTVEELNAEIQATECELDSMRSVLEGRLLNIYKYGGIAEFNLLLSASTAHEAMETTLLLNRIAQQDELMITDMLSKKERLGEAVVQLEEERRQLAANAAALEQSRMTYRKEIAESNAFLQKVRSERDLHQKAVKELQDSQREIQATIMDLMKKKREKEMLPGKPEPPTRREELPSGGKLAWPLPSRGEIVSKFGMRVHPTFKTRIMHTGIDIRMANGTPVYSAGPGEVLYAGWLRGYGQIVIIDHGRSLSSVYAHLGRLDVGEGDRVKTGQTIGVVGMTGTTTGAHLHFEVRVNGEAKDPMQYLGK
- a CDS encoding chemotaxis protein CheX, which encodes MGTEKLATLVNTFGSSLMSVSKEMGVELTLAKSEVAKGVNVQGSRLAALIGIVGGGIQGTAVIMLDDGGFNATVRAMSGGMITPNLDDPVSMSVIGELANMVGGRALIQSGIVGTEVTPPQLISGDGIKTIPSQSPGIRSFTLPFKLADGGTLFLVLSFSI
- a CDS encoding patatin-like phospholipase family protein, with protein sequence MSKKRLLTALIMIQLVLCGPASARMGGVVLALSGGGARGLAHIGVLEALGEQGIPIAGIVGTSMGSIIGGLAASGYSPDELRHVVEELDLTNLMSERTNPIFVPLPSDNISPRSSLPWVRLSQSGEVIGPLGGITGVKLLERFAQLASRIHVVRFDELPIPFAAVATDLETGEKVVLRAGSLASAMRASMAIPAIFEPWPLGDRLLVDGGLVSNLPVETAKELFPGYPVIAVDVTGQLRSKKEIRNLVDVVDQSITIFTSRNVEWEKPMADLLISPPVEGVSIFDLVGAENVIDGGRRAALEVLPEIIALSESAPSAAQPEFFGLEANVSSIEVEGASMELASAIVKKYGAWIGRPLSSLEVLKASRQIGERDDVLSVDYRFEARGPDVGVVFIVQRKPALEINFGGYTTNLHPQRWLYVSGIRRYLFREGDALKFNLRIGDQWGVDASYFDTPELKPWEIRLSAYNWELEPENAEKRSWDRYALGFYKHFTSGEFTGGAGYAVERTHSRGEEFDSHGPTLFLTSDTLNDPVDPTEGALLHLQAWWANLDELLYRITYFRASRFADDWRFYFRAGFAEGNVNHEGHAVYLGAAEELYSYSGNPIEAERMAWWNVAFRRVMMKSWWGALNTEIFGGMGFAFDDDWNRFRDLWEAGVSFSIPGVLFDGKLMFIYNDEKDFKIGFFLGSPVWGKYPLP
- a CDS encoding endonuclease yields the protein MDVALSALGDSSGDSVVQVGIDPGRDKSGWAAVGDGGELLASGIFRSAEARSFFEALASGSFESLGEFTIEKPRPWSEPMSVSEILMGDGTGKNALFSLAQSSSFKVKLVSERGTTLAARVLYWRLHPPRGLWRLVSTKLRKPQRDVDDLAAWAIVLDYQRIKVQSTERKW
- a CDS encoding GNAT family N-acetyltransferase, which gives rise to MFLADIGYCSPKDAAEIFALEELSSVSPWPLSLIRRDLAGETAMIYLGARGKDLLLGFAALGPCRRGAELARIAVRPDYRRRGIGSQLLVGASEVALSLGYTRLSLHVRASQSGARAFYERNAFLPLAPAPGYYEGGEDALLMESSLPLVIVADAL
- a CDS encoding dicarboxylate/amino acid:cation symporter — its product is MLSEKKKIPLIWQIGIGFALGIVAGAVLGEKVQYVEPVGSAFLKLLKMLIVPLVFSSLVVGAASIGDPRDLGRIGIKTLILYLATTAVAIVIGLMLGNLLQPGVGLAIGEGLQFDAKEAPSIKSVLLNLFPDNALKAAVDGQMLQIIVFALFLGVSAVLAKDKGTPLISFFDSMAETMYKLTGLVMMVAPYGVFALIADTVSKYGLSVLAPFAKVIIAVYIGCALQLLVVYSALIISVVKKSPMWFLKGIREAGLTAFVTRSSAAALPVTIRNARENLGISEKVSSFVLPLGATINMDGTALYQGVCALFVAQAYGLSLGIGAQLNIVLTATLASIGTAGVPGAGLIMLTLVLTAVGLPLEGAALVAGIDAVLDMARTSINVIGDACVAAVVAKTEGEDL
- a CDS encoding lysophospholipid acyltransferase family protein, producing MKWKALSLIRKTSEKLPKPLLVRIGGLLGFLLWSFSGRRVREAEERCMRALRVDRKRARKIVRGSYENLGRSVLEFASIGTRTKVGSLVELQGEEHLERAFRRKKGVILMSAHLGNWEYGAALLSERGYPVNAIGADQREDRMTSLIKELREVRGVKTIGKGLDLKGAMRCLKKGELLAVLIDQDVRDRGVFVPFLGLPASTPFGIAKMARRLGATIIPCAVVRRGASHLHVFHMLASPWEEGFPPEGETMEAAMTKCNDVVGELIRGTPDQWMWLYPRWATRPGTQSCK